Proteins from a genomic interval of Danio rerio strain Tuebingen ecotype United States chromosome 4, GRCz12tu, whole genome shotgun sequence:
- the LOC141375016 gene encoding Schwann cell myelin protein-like isoform X3: protein MDTTQKIIIFCFLLQGVCCRDFNISLPEKIQALSGSCVVIKCRFEINETYDKDLTERAAGVWYKDTHDKSSSPVFNSSASTQNSFIKGNITGQLNYKDCTTVFYDVTSNHSGQYFFRIEGEGGLKWTFTKSNTSVVVIESPVNPQVVLYVNEQELQDQQEVLEGRSVSLRCSADDLCSSPPATLTWSSTARIPHSESSKLQELIISDLNFTAAQRHHRVTFTCSISYQLQDNNKTAHSSITLHVQYAPQILNSSCNIGNVNVCFCEVDGNPSPVVEWHLSGRLVSNSSNMFISEERLSNTSLRSFISLDQSLTQTSTLLCVSKNTHGNESLQLLPSSTRLSFSFMLIGVAVVLLVTLISVIIYLRKERGKLQQTKQEESAKGSGQNADKENEGDSLYATVSSVEDATANPDIHRQKSIIYSSIDFKNYKAESEEVESVSCLHADYAVVQRDSGGAAEAESLVREFSRSTEAQILL from the exons ATGGACACTACTCAGAAAATCATTATCTTCTGTTTTCTCTTGCAAG GTGTTTGCTGTAGAGATTTCAACATCAGTTTGCCAGAGAAGATTCAAGCTCTCAGTGGATCCTGTGTGGTTATAAAGTGCAGATTTGAGATTAATGAAACATATGATAAAGACCTCACTGAGAGAGCTGCTGGAGTCTGGTATAAAGACACACATGATAAGAGCAGCAGCCCAGTGTTTAACTCTAGTGCATCAACCCAGAACTCTTTTATTAAAGGGAATATAACTGGACAATTAAATTACAAGGACTGTACCACTGTCTTTTATGATGTCACATCAAATCATAGTGGTCAGTATTTCTTCCGGATTGAGGGTGAAGGTGGACTGAAATGGACCTTTACAAAAAGCAATACTTCAGTAGTTGTGATCG AGTCTCCAGTGAATCCTCAAGTTGTGCTATATGTGAATGAGCAGGAACTGCAGGATCAGCAGGAGGTGTTGGAGGGCAGATCTGTGAGTCTGCGCTGCTCTGCTGACGATCTCTGCTCTTCTCCTCCAGCAACTCTCACATGGAGCTCCACTGCCAGAATCCCCCACAGTGAGAGCAGCAAACTACAGGAGCTCATCATCTCTGATCTGAACTTCACTGCTGCTCAGCGGCACCACAGAGTCACTTTCACCTGCTCTATAAGCTACCAGCTGCAGGACAACAACAAAACAGCTCACAGCAGCATCACATTACATGTGCAGT ATGCTCCTCAGATCTTAAACTCCAGCTGTAACATTGggaatgtaaatgtgtgtttctgtgaggTTGATGGGAATCCCTCTCCTGTAGTGGAGTGGCATCTGTCTGGACGTCTCGTCTCAAACTCCTCGAACATGTTCATCAGTGAAGAGCGATTGAGTAACACAAGCTTGAGGAGCTTCATCTCTCTAGATCAGTCTCTCACACAGACAAGCACTCTGCTGTGTGTCAGTAAAAACACTCATGGTAATGAAAGTCTTCAGCTTCTTCCATCTTCAACAC GTTTGAGTTTTTCCTTCATGCTGATTGGAGTTGCTGTTGTGCTTTTGGTGACTTTGATATCGGTCATTATATATCTACG AAAAGAGCGTGGGAAACTTCAACAAACCAAACAAGAAGAAAGTGCTAAAGGAAGTGGTCAAAATGCAGATAAA GAGAATGAAGGAGACTCTCTTTATGCCACTGTGTCATCTGTTGAAGACGCCACAGCAAATCCAGACATCCATCGCCAAAAATCCATCAtttattcctccattgacttcaaAAACTATAAAGCAGAGTCAGAAGAGGTGGAGAGCGTCTCTTGTCTTCATGCTGACTATGCAGTGGTCCAGCGTGATTCTGGAGGAGCAGCAGAAGCAGAGAGTTTAGTGAGAGAGTTTTCAAGATCAACAGAAGCACAG ATTTTGCTGTAG
- the LOC101884710 gene encoding sialic acid-binding Ig-like lectin 13 isoform X1, with the protein MNTAEKIISVCFLLQGVCCRDFSISLPEKIQALSGSCVIIKCRFDIKESYDKDLTERAAGVWYKDRHDKSSSIVFNSSASTQNFFIKGNITGQLIDKDCTTVFYDVTSNHSGQYFFRIESEGELRWTYKENSVSVDVIETLENPRVVLYVDGQELQDQQKVFEGRSVSLRCSAKTLCSSPPATLTWSSTARIPHSESINLKELIISDLNFTAAQRHHRVTFTCSISYQLQDNNKTANSSITLHVQYAPQISNSSCSSTDVTVCFCEVDGNPSPEVEWHLSGCPVSNSSNTLISEERLSNTSLRSFISLHQSLTHTNTLLCVSKNTRGASTLQFHLVFVPQKEIYILIGAAAGALVIVLLWAVTYAYTCVRRKNNEKIQPTNQEEGANESVENTDEENQDDSANNVIISSAGATTANQKSIIYSSIDFSNSESRSQQVVSVSCLLADYAVVQHGSGGAAEAEFSERVFKIDRSTGESESR; encoded by the exons ATGAACACTGCTGAGAaaatcatttctgtttgttttctcctGCAAG GTGTGTGCTGTAGAGATTTCAGCATCAGTTTGCCAGAGAAGATTCAAGCTCTCAGTGGATCCTGTGTGATTATAAAGTGCAGATTTGACATAAAAGAGTCATATGATAAAGACCTCACTGAGAGAGCTGCTGGAGTCTGGTATAAAGACAGACATGATAAGAGCAGCAGTATAGTGTTTAACTCCAGTGCATCAACCCAGAACTTTTTTATTAAAGGGAATATAACTGGACAATTAATAGACAAGGACTGTACCACTGTCTTTTATGATGTCACATCAAATCACAGTGGTCAGTATTTCTTCAGGATTGAGAGTGAAGGTGAACTGAGATGGACCTACAAAGAAAACAGTGTTTCCGTAGATGTGATTG AAACTTTGGAGAATCCTCGAGTTGTGCTGTATGTGGATGGGCAGGAGCTGCAGGATCAGCAGAAGGTGTTTGAGGGCAGATCTGTGAGTCTGCGCTGCTCTGCTAAGACTCTCTGCTCTTCTCCTCCAGCAACTCTCACATGGAGCTCCACTGCCAGAATTCCCCACAGTGAGAGCATTAATCTAAAGGAGCTCATCATCTCTGATCTGAACTTCACTGCTGCCCAGCGGCACCACAGAGTCACTTTCACCTGCTCTATAAGCTACCAGCTGCAGGACAACAACAAAACAGCTAACAGCAGCATCACATTACATGTGCAGT aTGCTCCTCAGATCTCAAACTCCAGCTGTTCCAGTACTGATGTTACTGTGTGTTTCTGTGAGGTTGATGGGAATCCCTCTCCTGAAGTGGAGTGGCATCTATCTGGATGTCCTGTCTCGAACTCTTCAAACACGTTAATCAGTGAAGAGCGATTGAGCAACACAAGCTTGAGGAGCTTCATCTCTCTACAtcagtctctcacacacacaaacactctgctGTGTGTCAGTAAAAACACCCGTGGCGCATCAACTCTACAGTTTCATCTGGTCTTTGTCCCTCAAAAAGAAA TCTATATTCTGATTGGAGCTGCTGCTGGGGCTTTGGTGATTGTGCTGTTGTGGGCCGTCACATATGCATATACATGTGTCCG tagaaaaaacaatgaaaaaattcAACCAACTAACCAAGAAGAAGGTGCTAATGAAAGTGTTGAAAATACAGATGAA GAGAATCAAGACGACTCTGCAAATAACGTCATAATATCATCTGCTGGAGCCACTACAGCAAATCAAAAATCCATCAtttattcctccattgacttctcAAATTCTGAATCACGCTCACAGCAGGTGGTTAGCGTCTCCTGTCTTCTTGCTGACTATGCAGTGGTCCAGCATGGTTCTGGCGGAGCAGCAGAAGCAGAGTTCAGTGAGAGAGTCTTCAAGATCGACAGAAGCACAGGTGAAAGTGAGAGCAGATGA
- the LOC101884649 gene encoding uncharacterized protein isoform X1, with the protein MDIWIVKKIILLSFLLKGVCCRDFNVSLPEKIQALNGSCVIVKCRFDIKESYDKDLTERAAGVWYKDKHDTSSSVVFNSSASMQNSFIKGNITGKLKDKDCTTVFYDIRSIHSGQYFFRIEGEGGLKWTFTKSNTSVVVIETLENPRVLLYEDKQELHNQQEVLEGRSVSLRCSAETLCSSSPATLTWSSTARIPHSESSKLQDLIVSDLNFTAAPRHNRVTFICSISYQLQDNNKTAHSSITLHVQYAPRISNSSSCNSTNVTVCFCEVDGNPSPVVEWHLSGRPVSNSSNTFISEERLSNTSLRSFISLHQSLTHTNTLLCFSKNTRGNATQILQLTPFSQDRGVHSFSVLIGVAVGVSLIMMCIIIYCVRKERCRCLQTKQEDTTGVITTDGAVQLENKTEYANYIILPPELTTIHPQESLHYASVEFKNIKQESKEMKEKSSLTTDYAVINYSGGVTETESSVGDPPQISKSSSCSSIDVSEVDGNLSPEV; encoded by the exons ATGGACATCTGGAttgtaaagaaaattattcttcTCAGCTTTCTGTTGAAAG GTGTTTGCTGTAGAGATTTCAACGTCAGTTTGCCAGAGAAGATTCAAGCTCTCAATGGATCCTGTGTGATTGTAAAGTGCAGATTTGACATTAAAGAGTCATATGATAAAGACCTCACTGAGAGAGCTGCTGGAGTCTGGTATAAAGACAAACATGATACAAGCAGCAGTGTAGTGTTTAACTCCAGTGCATCAATGCAGAACTCTTTTATTAAAGGGAATATAACTGGAAAATTAAAAGACAAGGACTGCACCACTGTTTTTTATGATATCAGATCAATTCACAGTGGTCAGTATTTCTTCAGGATTGAGGGTGAAGGTGGACTGAAATGGACCTTTACAAAAAGCAATACTTCAGTAGTTGTGATCG AAACTTTGGAGAATCCTCGAGTTCTGCTGTATGAGGATAAGCAAGAGCTGCACAATCAGCAGGAGGTGTTGGAGGGCAGATCTGTAAGTCTGCGCTGCTCTGCTGAGACTCTCTGCTCTTCTTCTCCAGCAACTCTCACATGGAGCTCCACTGCCAGAATCCCCCACAGTGAGAGCAGCAAACTACAGGATCTCATCGTCTCTGATCTGAACTTCACTGCTGCTCCGCGGCACAACAGAGTCACTTTCATCTGCTCTATAAGCTACCAGCTGCAGGACAACAACAAAACAGCTCACAGCAGCATCACATTACATGTGCAGT ATGCTCCTCGAATCTCCAATTCCTCCAGCTGTAACAGTACTAATGTAACTGTGTGTTTCTGTGAGGTTGATGGGAATCCCTCTCCTGTAGTGGAGTGGCATCTATCTGGACGTCCCGTCTCGAACTCTTCAAACACGTTCATCAGTGAAGAGCGATTGAGCAACACAAGCTTGAGGAGCTTCATCTCTCTACATCAGTCTCtcacgcacacaaacactctACTGTGTTTCAGTAAAAACACTCGTGGCAATGCAACTCAAATTCTTCAACTGACTCCCTTTTCTCAGGATAGAG GTGTACACAGTTTCTCTGTCCTGATTGGAGTTGCTGTTGGGGTTTCCTTGATAATGATGTGCATTATTATATATTGTGTACG AAAAGAAAGATGCAGATGCTTACAGACAAAACAAGAAGATACTACTGGAGTCATTACGACTGATGGG GCTGTTCAACTGGAGAACAAAACTGAATATGCCAATTATATTATTCTACCTCCTGAACTCACCACAATACATCCTCAAGAATCTCTCCATTATGCCTCAGTTGAGTTCAAAAACATCAAACAAGAGTCAAAGgaaatgaaggaaaaatcatcACTGACCACTGACTATGCTGTTATCAATTACTCTGGTGGAGTGACAGAGACGGAAAGCTCTGTGGGAG ATCCTCCTCAAATCTCCAAGTCCTCTAGCTGTTCCAGTATTGATGTAAGTGAGGTTGATGGGAATCTCTCTCCTGAAGTATAG
- the LOC101884710 gene encoding sialic acid-binding Ig-like lectin 13 isoform X2, translated as MNTAEKIISVCFLLQGVCCRDFSISLPEKIQALSGSCVIIKCRFDIKESYDKDLTERAAGVWYKDRHDKSSSIVFNSSASTQNFFIKGNITGQLIDKDCTTVFYDVTSNHSGQYFFRIESEGELRWTYKENSVSVDVIETLENPRVVLYVDGQELQDQQKVFEGRSVSLRCSAKTLCSSPPATLTWSSTARIPHSESINLKELIISDLNFTAAQRHHRVTFTCSISYQLQDNNKTANSSITLHVQYAPQISNSSCSSTDVTVCFCEVDGNPSPEVEWHLSGCPVSNSSNTLISEERLSNTSLRSFISLHQSLTHTNTLLCVSKNTRGASTLQFHLVFVPQKEIYILIGAAAGALVIVLLWAVTYAYTCVRKNNEKIQPTNQEEGANESVENTDEENQDDSANNVIISSAGATTANQKSIIYSSIDFSNSESRSQQVVSVSCLLADYAVVQHGSGGAAEAEFSERVFKIDRSTGP; from the exons ATGAACACTGCTGAGAaaatcatttctgtttgttttctcctGCAAG GTGTGTGCTGTAGAGATTTCAGCATCAGTTTGCCAGAGAAGATTCAAGCTCTCAGTGGATCCTGTGTGATTATAAAGTGCAGATTTGACATAAAAGAGTCATATGATAAAGACCTCACTGAGAGAGCTGCTGGAGTCTGGTATAAAGACAGACATGATAAGAGCAGCAGTATAGTGTTTAACTCCAGTGCATCAACCCAGAACTTTTTTATTAAAGGGAATATAACTGGACAATTAATAGACAAGGACTGTACCACTGTCTTTTATGATGTCACATCAAATCACAGTGGTCAGTATTTCTTCAGGATTGAGAGTGAAGGTGAACTGAGATGGACCTACAAAGAAAACAGTGTTTCCGTAGATGTGATTG AAACTTTGGAGAATCCTCGAGTTGTGCTGTATGTGGATGGGCAGGAGCTGCAGGATCAGCAGAAGGTGTTTGAGGGCAGATCTGTGAGTCTGCGCTGCTCTGCTAAGACTCTCTGCTCTTCTCCTCCAGCAACTCTCACATGGAGCTCCACTGCCAGAATTCCCCACAGTGAGAGCATTAATCTAAAGGAGCTCATCATCTCTGATCTGAACTTCACTGCTGCCCAGCGGCACCACAGAGTCACTTTCACCTGCTCTATAAGCTACCAGCTGCAGGACAACAACAAAACAGCTAACAGCAGCATCACATTACATGTGCAGT aTGCTCCTCAGATCTCAAACTCCAGCTGTTCCAGTACTGATGTTACTGTGTGTTTCTGTGAGGTTGATGGGAATCCCTCTCCTGAAGTGGAGTGGCATCTATCTGGATGTCCTGTCTCGAACTCTTCAAACACGTTAATCAGTGAAGAGCGATTGAGCAACACAAGCTTGAGGAGCTTCATCTCTCTACAtcagtctctcacacacacaaacactctgctGTGTGTCAGTAAAAACACCCGTGGCGCATCAACTCTACAGTTTCATCTGGTCTTTGTCCCTCAAAAAGAAA TCTATATTCTGATTGGAGCTGCTGCTGGGGCTTTGGTGATTGTGCTGTTGTGGGCCGTCACATATGCATATACATGTGTCCG aaaaaacaatgaaaaaattcAACCAACTAACCAAGAAGAAGGTGCTAATGAAAGTGTTGAAAATACAGATGAA GAGAATCAAGACGACTCTGCAAATAACGTCATAATATCATCTGCTGGAGCCACTACAGCAAATCAAAAATCCATCAtttattcctccattgacttctcAAATTCTGAATCACGCTCACAGCAGGTGGTTAGCGTCTCCTGTCTTCTTGCTGACTATGCAGTGGTCCAGCATGGTTCTGGCGGAGCAGCAGAAGCAGAGTTCAGTGAGAGAGTCTTCAAGATCGACAGAAGCACAG GTCCATAA
- the LOC101884649 gene encoding uncharacterized protein isoform X2, whose protein sequence is MDIWIVKKIILLSFLLKGVCCRDFNVSLPEKIQALNGSCVIVKCRFDIKESYDKDLTERAAGVWYKDKHDTSSSVVFNSSASMQNSFIKGNITGKLKDKDCTTVFYDIRSIHSGQYFFRIEGEGGLKWTFTKSNTSVVVIETLENPRVLLYEDKQELHNQQEVLEGRSVSLRCSAETLCSSSPATLTWSSTARIPHSESSKLQDLIVSDLNFTAAPRHNRVTFICSISYQLQDNNKTAHSSITLHVQYAPRISNSSSCNSTNVTVCFCEVDGNPSPVVEWHLSGRPVSNSSNTFISEERLSNTSLRSFISLHQSLTHTNTLLCFSKNTRGNATQILQLTPFSQDRGVHSFSVLIGVAVGVSLIMMCIIIYCVRKERCRCLQTKQEDTTGVITTDGAVQLENKTEYANYIILPPELTTIHPQESLHYASVEFKNIKQESKEMKEKSSLTTDYAVINYSGGVTETESSVGGNQPSIAPSTVMTYQKDSNIPD, encoded by the exons ATGGACATCTGGAttgtaaagaaaattattcttcTCAGCTTTCTGTTGAAAG GTGTTTGCTGTAGAGATTTCAACGTCAGTTTGCCAGAGAAGATTCAAGCTCTCAATGGATCCTGTGTGATTGTAAAGTGCAGATTTGACATTAAAGAGTCATATGATAAAGACCTCACTGAGAGAGCTGCTGGAGTCTGGTATAAAGACAAACATGATACAAGCAGCAGTGTAGTGTTTAACTCCAGTGCATCAATGCAGAACTCTTTTATTAAAGGGAATATAACTGGAAAATTAAAAGACAAGGACTGCACCACTGTTTTTTATGATATCAGATCAATTCACAGTGGTCAGTATTTCTTCAGGATTGAGGGTGAAGGTGGACTGAAATGGACCTTTACAAAAAGCAATACTTCAGTAGTTGTGATCG AAACTTTGGAGAATCCTCGAGTTCTGCTGTATGAGGATAAGCAAGAGCTGCACAATCAGCAGGAGGTGTTGGAGGGCAGATCTGTAAGTCTGCGCTGCTCTGCTGAGACTCTCTGCTCTTCTTCTCCAGCAACTCTCACATGGAGCTCCACTGCCAGAATCCCCCACAGTGAGAGCAGCAAACTACAGGATCTCATCGTCTCTGATCTGAACTTCACTGCTGCTCCGCGGCACAACAGAGTCACTTTCATCTGCTCTATAAGCTACCAGCTGCAGGACAACAACAAAACAGCTCACAGCAGCATCACATTACATGTGCAGT ATGCTCCTCGAATCTCCAATTCCTCCAGCTGTAACAGTACTAATGTAACTGTGTGTTTCTGTGAGGTTGATGGGAATCCCTCTCCTGTAGTGGAGTGGCATCTATCTGGACGTCCCGTCTCGAACTCTTCAAACACGTTCATCAGTGAAGAGCGATTGAGCAACACAAGCTTGAGGAGCTTCATCTCTCTACATCAGTCTCtcacgcacacaaacactctACTGTGTTTCAGTAAAAACACTCGTGGCAATGCAACTCAAATTCTTCAACTGACTCCCTTTTCTCAGGATAGAG GTGTACACAGTTTCTCTGTCCTGATTGGAGTTGCTGTTGGGGTTTCCTTGATAATGATGTGCATTATTATATATTGTGTACG AAAAGAAAGATGCAGATGCTTACAGACAAAACAAGAAGATACTACTGGAGTCATTACGACTGATGGG GCTGTTCAACTGGAGAACAAAACTGAATATGCCAATTATATTATTCTACCTCCTGAACTCACCACAATACATCCTCAAGAATCTCTCCATTATGCCTCAGTTGAGTTCAAAAACATCAAACAAGAGTCAAAGgaaatgaaggaaaaatcatcACTGACCACTGACTATGCTGTTATCAATTACTCTGGTGGAGTGACAGAGACGGAAAGCTCTGTGGGAGGTAATCAGCCAAGCATTGCCCCCTCGACTGTGATGACTTATCAGAAAGATTCAAACATACCAGACTGA
- the LOC141375016 gene encoding Schwann cell myelin protein-like isoform X2, with product MDTTQKIIIFCFLLQGVCCRDFNISLPEKIQALSGSCVVIKCRFEINETYDKDLTERAAGVWYKDTHDKSSSPVFNSSASTQNSFIKGNITGQLNYKDCTTVFYDVTSNHSGQYFFRIEGEGGLKWTFTKSNTSVVVIESPVNPQVVLYVNEQELQDQQEVLEGRSVSLRCSADDLCSSPPATLTWSSTARIPHSESSKLQELIISDLNFTAAQRHHRVTFTCSISYQLQDNNKTAHSSITLHVQYAPQILNSSCNIGNVNVCFCEVDGNPSPVVEWHLSGRLVSNSSNMFISEERLSNTSLRSFISLDQSLTQTSTLLCVSKNTHGNESLQLLPSSTRLSFSFMLIGVAVVLLVTLISVIIYLRKERGKLQQTKQEESAKGSGQNADKENEGDSLYATVSSVEDATANPDIHRQKSIIYSSIDFKNYKAESEEVESVSCLHADYAVVQRDSGGAAEAESLVREFSRSTEAQVKQASC from the exons ATGGACACTACTCAGAAAATCATTATCTTCTGTTTTCTCTTGCAAG GTGTTTGCTGTAGAGATTTCAACATCAGTTTGCCAGAGAAGATTCAAGCTCTCAGTGGATCCTGTGTGGTTATAAAGTGCAGATTTGAGATTAATGAAACATATGATAAAGACCTCACTGAGAGAGCTGCTGGAGTCTGGTATAAAGACACACATGATAAGAGCAGCAGCCCAGTGTTTAACTCTAGTGCATCAACCCAGAACTCTTTTATTAAAGGGAATATAACTGGACAATTAAATTACAAGGACTGTACCACTGTCTTTTATGATGTCACATCAAATCATAGTGGTCAGTATTTCTTCCGGATTGAGGGTGAAGGTGGACTGAAATGGACCTTTACAAAAAGCAATACTTCAGTAGTTGTGATCG AGTCTCCAGTGAATCCTCAAGTTGTGCTATATGTGAATGAGCAGGAACTGCAGGATCAGCAGGAGGTGTTGGAGGGCAGATCTGTGAGTCTGCGCTGCTCTGCTGACGATCTCTGCTCTTCTCCTCCAGCAACTCTCACATGGAGCTCCACTGCCAGAATCCCCCACAGTGAGAGCAGCAAACTACAGGAGCTCATCATCTCTGATCTGAACTTCACTGCTGCTCAGCGGCACCACAGAGTCACTTTCACCTGCTCTATAAGCTACCAGCTGCAGGACAACAACAAAACAGCTCACAGCAGCATCACATTACATGTGCAGT ATGCTCCTCAGATCTTAAACTCCAGCTGTAACATTGggaatgtaaatgtgtgtttctgtgaggTTGATGGGAATCCCTCTCCTGTAGTGGAGTGGCATCTGTCTGGACGTCTCGTCTCAAACTCCTCGAACATGTTCATCAGTGAAGAGCGATTGAGTAACACAAGCTTGAGGAGCTTCATCTCTCTAGATCAGTCTCTCACACAGACAAGCACTCTGCTGTGTGTCAGTAAAAACACTCATGGTAATGAAAGTCTTCAGCTTCTTCCATCTTCAACAC GTTTGAGTTTTTCCTTCATGCTGATTGGAGTTGCTGTTGTGCTTTTGGTGACTTTGATATCGGTCATTATATATCTACG AAAAGAGCGTGGGAAACTTCAACAAACCAAACAAGAAGAAAGTGCTAAAGGAAGTGGTCAAAATGCAGATAAA GAGAATGAAGGAGACTCTCTTTATGCCACTGTGTCATCTGTTGAAGACGCCACAGCAAATCCAGACATCCATCGCCAAAAATCCATCAtttattcctccattgacttcaaAAACTATAAAGCAGAGTCAGAAGAGGTGGAGAGCGTCTCTTGTCTTCATGCTGACTATGCAGTGGTCCAGCGTGATTCTGGAGGAGCAGCAGAAGCAGAGAGTTTAGTGAGAGAGTTTTCAAGATCAACAGAAGCACAG GTAAAACAGGCTAGTTGTTGA
- the LOC141375016 gene encoding Schwann cell myelin protein-like isoform X1, with product MDTTQKIIIFCFLLQGVCCRDFNISLPEKIQALSGSCVVIKCRFEINETYDKDLTERAAGVWYKDTHDKSSSPVFNSSASTQNSFIKGNITGQLNYKDCTTVFYDVTSNHSGQYFFRIEGEGGLKWTFTKSNTSVVVIESPVNPQVVLYVNEQELQDQQEVLEGRSVSLRCSADDLCSSPPATLTWSSTARIPHSESSKLQELIISDLNFTAAQRHHRVTFTCSISYQLQDNNKTAHSSITLHVQYAPQILNSSCNIGNVNVCFCEVDGNPSPVVEWHLSGRLVSNSSNMFISEERLSNTSLRSFISLDQSLTQTSTLLCVSKNTHGNESLQLLPSSTRLSFSFMLIGVAVVLLVTLISVIIYLRKERGKLQQTKQEESAKGSGQNADKENEGDSLYATVSSVEDATANPDIHRQKSIIYSSIDFKNYKAESEEVESVSCLHADYAVVQRDSGGAAEAESLVREFSRSTEAQQEGRWFKPQLGQLAFHCGVCMFSPCWCGFPPGSSISLTVQRPAVQVNWILL from the exons ATGGACACTACTCAGAAAATCATTATCTTCTGTTTTCTCTTGCAAG GTGTTTGCTGTAGAGATTTCAACATCAGTTTGCCAGAGAAGATTCAAGCTCTCAGTGGATCCTGTGTGGTTATAAAGTGCAGATTTGAGATTAATGAAACATATGATAAAGACCTCACTGAGAGAGCTGCTGGAGTCTGGTATAAAGACACACATGATAAGAGCAGCAGCCCAGTGTTTAACTCTAGTGCATCAACCCAGAACTCTTTTATTAAAGGGAATATAACTGGACAATTAAATTACAAGGACTGTACCACTGTCTTTTATGATGTCACATCAAATCATAGTGGTCAGTATTTCTTCCGGATTGAGGGTGAAGGTGGACTGAAATGGACCTTTACAAAAAGCAATACTTCAGTAGTTGTGATCG AGTCTCCAGTGAATCCTCAAGTTGTGCTATATGTGAATGAGCAGGAACTGCAGGATCAGCAGGAGGTGTTGGAGGGCAGATCTGTGAGTCTGCGCTGCTCTGCTGACGATCTCTGCTCTTCTCCTCCAGCAACTCTCACATGGAGCTCCACTGCCAGAATCCCCCACAGTGAGAGCAGCAAACTACAGGAGCTCATCATCTCTGATCTGAACTTCACTGCTGCTCAGCGGCACCACAGAGTCACTTTCACCTGCTCTATAAGCTACCAGCTGCAGGACAACAACAAAACAGCTCACAGCAGCATCACATTACATGTGCAGT ATGCTCCTCAGATCTTAAACTCCAGCTGTAACATTGggaatgtaaatgtgtgtttctgtgaggTTGATGGGAATCCCTCTCCTGTAGTGGAGTGGCATCTGTCTGGACGTCTCGTCTCAAACTCCTCGAACATGTTCATCAGTGAAGAGCGATTGAGTAACACAAGCTTGAGGAGCTTCATCTCTCTAGATCAGTCTCTCACACAGACAAGCACTCTGCTGTGTGTCAGTAAAAACACTCATGGTAATGAAAGTCTTCAGCTTCTTCCATCTTCAACAC GTTTGAGTTTTTCCTTCATGCTGATTGGAGTTGCTGTTGTGCTTTTGGTGACTTTGATATCGGTCATTATATATCTACG AAAAGAGCGTGGGAAACTTCAACAAACCAAACAAGAAGAAAGTGCTAAAGGAAGTGGTCAAAATGCAGATAAA GAGAATGAAGGAGACTCTCTTTATGCCACTGTGTCATCTGTTGAAGACGCCACAGCAAATCCAGACATCCATCGCCAAAAATCCATCAtttattcctccattgacttcaaAAACTATAAAGCAGAGTCAGAAGAGGTGGAGAGCGTCTCTTGTCTTCATGCTGACTATGCAGTGGTCCAGCGTGATTCTGGAGGAGCAGCAGAAGCAGAGAGTTTAGTGAGAGAGTTTTCAAGATCAACAGAAGCACAG caagaaggtcgttggttcaagcctcagctgggtcagttggcatttcattgtggagtttgcatgttctccccgtgttggtgtgggtttcctccgggttcttcgatttccctcacagtccaaagacctgcagtacaggtgaattgg ATTTTGCTGTAG